The window GGCTGCAGATGGTGGTGGTGAAATATagggaggcagtggggctgggatctctaaTTTTCGGTTTTTCTTGTGCCTCCcattccctcctttttcttttagaagataTAAATTGGCTCGAGTTTCTGAGCTGATCCACAAATGTGcatattcactttcttccaaactaaaaggttcctttgagtttacataaatatttagggcctggcaaacccaatcttcaaaggacccaaatacgggccagtaaaggtggtctcttcgaatctgtttaccaccccaaacttcaacacaataatgtatcatttttactttattgcttccccgcctaaaaggggaatcctgccaatttttaatcattaatcccAGGGTAACCTAACATCAGACGTTACCCTgcccatgggaccagaaggcttactcttctgtcccatcttctggagggccttcacacacacacacacaaatcgcttcccccttttcgtggcccagtccctcgcgggatgtgggaactgcactaccgaggggtccgcactcgcttcgtccgcaattggacgtctcACAACGCTACGCTCCaggatacccaaccccaaccgaacggatcaccggcctatacttactcactcctgagtcttcgttcggtcttcgtgcacaaagattactaggggttgccggctttatttgcttgctgccgAATTTAGGGTTCGTCggtgaaggatttgaatgaaagtagtcctagcgaaggccgctgaaatcagcggggcgccccctccgaaggtctttcaatcagattgccttcatccgagtcacggcaccaaatttgttataagttgcccccttaattaattttcggagagcattgcattaataatagaaaggaagttattgagtaagcaacagcaagcaaaacagcgctgggcggccggggagtctcggctccgccaacggcgcgcacctcacccccgccagggtccctttttatatcttggtgatttcaggattacgcagcacgtccgggtatgttctgcgactgcgtgcactgttgctagggggtcgtctctgtccctctggtggtcgtgaagatgaaggccgtagtcttcctcggcgttgtggttcaacttctttctttatttggtcatgttggcccagcgtgagacaggaaggcaagatgttgatacactagtttaacaacttatcaggagatggttacatgaactttgcagcagtgttttttgaacaaaagaggcaactgagatgcagaaggagagaaggggagagggttctttttttttgttacattaagcaaaggaattttcatagtgtctagctaagcattatacagctccttacttcagcagggagttttcacaactcctgttcctcaaacagaactccttgtttttacaaaagacaatgaacaaacatttattgtgtattacagttaggaagaacttctttaccgaaagggttgttaggcactggaacgggctgcccagggaggtggtggagtcaccatccctggaagtcttcaaaagacgtttagatgtagagcttagggatatggtttagtggggactgttagcgttaggtcagaggttggactcgatgatcttgaggtctcttccaacctagaaattgtatgtgtgatttctgtgtgcatggaattctttggccagttggggtcGGCCATCCTGAATCTGTCCCCTTGCAGCTGTTGCTGTGTGCCAATTCTGATCGCTAGTAGGACAGTGAGACACCGAAAGGTCCTTGGCTTGTTGTaagtactgctctgcagcaattgaAACATCGGGGTGGTATCAGCACTCTTCTAAACATCCTTTTAcacatcctaagccaaaacatagcaacGTACCCGCTACTAGGAGAACtaactgtcctaactgaaaccaggacatgtaTCTTTTCCACTTGGGTGCTATTGCTCATAAATTTGAGAATTCAACATGAGCAAGCTAGGAAATGTGGGTACATACAGAACCGCATGTATATGGTACACAGCAGACTTGGGATCTGGATCCTCCGTGAGGCCTACAGGCTTCTCTTTGTATACCATGGAGCACTGGCTTGTAAACATGGTGAAATTTCCCATCCTTGATGGGTCTAATACAAAAagtctcttctcccttctctcccctgtcctctTTCTTAATGTAGGCAGTTGAGAAAGccgaaattggaacaaaaaaaagaatataacacAGGTAAGTGGCTGTAACTCCCCGGGATACCGATTTATGCTGGTTACTGAAGAGGATGGCACTTGGTCACTCCATCGCTTTCATTTGGCCCCAAAGCCTTCTGTAGTCAGCTGAATTCACTCATCAGTGACTTTTCTGTGAAGAGAGGTAGGTGCAAATAGGAGATTTTATGAATTCCTTGGGGAGGGAGCAGTGTGAATTGCAGCTTCTTAGGCACAAAGCAAACTGTTCTAATTGTGCAAAGTAAATTGATACTTGGTAAGTTTAAACTTAGTTTTATAGGTGGCAACCACAAAACTAAACCTTAGCTGTGATCCTACCACCACAGTGGTgtagctcttcccttccccttgtccTCTTGGCTCTTTTAATGACAGTGCAAGCAACAAACCTGTGCCAAAGGGTGCTGTACGGTAAACAATGGGCAggcttttttctaaaaagcacgaGTTTGAGTTATCTAGTGTTTGGGTGTTTCTCTTGAAACGATTCTTACCTCCTTGAGCTGTTAGATCATaatgcaggaaatgaaagtgctGCATGCATAAACAGAGTAATAAAACATACACCTCTTAGGAAGAGGCTTGCAAtgtaatagtgtttttttttgagcactGTTAGATACAGTTTGACATGAATGGAGTGaaaacaccttagagaaaggtgttGATTGTTCTCACTTttccaagacagaaataactggAGTAAATTTCCCTCCTGCATGGAACAAAAGTTGCacgtttgtttttgtctggctAGCTTTCAGTCTCTTTAAAAATTCTCTACAGGTCACAGTTTTTAAGTAGACAGTTTAAACGTGCAGAGCGATAAATAAGTGTAATGCAGCGGTTGTGTCAACAACTTCTGatctgaaatttaaagaaaaatcaatccaCTTTAGggtgccttttttgtttgtttacattttacaaGAGCAATGGTGAAATAAGGAGAATCCCATCTTGactgtttcaaaatacttttttccgcGTTTCAGTCACCAGAACATTGAGGAGTAGAGCTGGTGCAAAAACTATGAGACGAGTCCATGGAGAAAACAGGGACTTGGAGCTGCGCCGCAGCTGTAGAGTCCAACGCAGTCGGTACTCTACTACTAACTCGTCCATTCTATTTGACAAACTTATAACAAAGTAAGTCATCTTTTCTTGCAGACCTCTTAAAATGATCTTTCTTAGCAAGCCTTTGCACTATGGCATGATGTTGGCCttgacttgctcttttttttgacagcaaagAGGTATGGCTGCTCCTGGCATTGAGAGTTCAATTTGTTGAGTTTTCCCCATTTGGCAGTTTTCTTAGCATCAGAAGTGCcgtcatttttaatgaactttttgTTCCATACTCACAAAAGTGAATGTAATGCCTGGTTAAGAAACTGAGGACGGTTTGATACAGTCAAAGCAAAGTAGTCCTAGCgattctgcatttctgtccatggtttatttctgtttctgaagccaaaattgttttctgcttcagaatttgctttcctttcatttcatcattttctacaACACGAAACTTAGATTCCCATGTAGAGAAGAACAAACAGCCTTTCCTTGGTTAACAAAAAATGACTTAATGCTACTGTGCAGAGCAACTTAAGTAGGATTAAAAGttgacataatttttttatatCATCTTACTAGGATGTcagaattcttattttcctcctgcatttaaatatatatatattttaaatgtgctcagtaagaggggaaaataaacctgaaaacagCGTATGTTTGCAAATCCTCAAAAGCTTGTTCTTAAATCTCTATCAAAACTAAAGATTTGACCTAATTTTTTGGTAATGTCTAAAGTCTTGGCTAAGTGTCAATGACTTTTGCTTTGTGCATACTACATTAAAATCTCTTATTGATTGtgtgtgctgttttatttttttcatacatacCTAACTTTGCTCTTACATGTCAAGTTTGTATCTTAGTACTGCGGAAGTTGTGCTacaaaaaatggatgaaatggaGCAGATGCGTAGATGCCAAAGATGTTGGGAAGATGTTGAGGTACAAATGACAGAGCAAATACTCTGTCAGTTTGCCATTTTTGTAGAGTATTTCACGTAGGGAAGTAACTTAGTTGTAATTTTAATTGAACTGAAATAACTTCCTTCCAAAGAATAGTGTGGTCTAAACTACCATTTGGTCTTGCTCTCTGGTTATATCTTCATGTCTTACTGATAGGGTTGTGCTCCAGATATCTTTTCAGAGTGGAGGaagcatcttctgcagaagatgtgGGATAACGGGGAGATGCTGAAATGCATGTCTTCCACTCCAGTTTCTGaattgccttctgctttttgaatGGACGCTGTTTACAAACAGCTGTTTCGGACTTGGGTTTTTACTCCAAATGTTACTAAAAGCTCTGCCTGGGGGACTGAATATGCAAAAAGACTGGTGCTTTCCATCAGCTTGGCAGTTTAAGCTGTTTAGCTTTTTCTCCTTAACTCCTAAATCATATTTCTCGTCATGCTCAGGAACGCACTTACTTGGAAAGCTTAACAAAAGGCAGTGCATAGCTTCCTGTGTTGGTCACTCACTCGAATTTTGATTCCTGTTAacgttttttttcctgagagctcACAAAGAATCTCCAGTATCATGTAGCTTTAATCATCTGTTACAGGCAAatggagctgttttctttaattgacCTAACTTGCATTTTAGAATTCTTCCTTGGTTGCAAACTGCTCCCAGAGTTTTCAGGAACTTGAAGCCTTTCAAATTTCCAGCTGAATGAACTGATGGCTActttatgtatatttgtttgtgtgctggCCTTGCCTGAGAGCTTAAATAAACCCCTGTCTCTAGAGGAACCCCTGTTAAAGTTGTATGCAGCAATCATACTTCCTCTGTCTTAGTTTTGCTCTATTAAATtcaactattttattaaattactgttcttttgAATGATAGgcacatcattttaaaacttcccGATAACCTACTTTCATAGCTTTTAGTTTAGCTctgaattcccttttttttctctcaaatcacagaatggttgaggttagaaggggcctctggaggtcacctggtccaaccctcccctgctcaagcagggacacctagagctGGTTGCCCAGGGCTGTGAAATGAATCCAGAATTGTCCACAGTACTTTTTATTAGCATCTCTCACACGCCTGTATGATTTCTTTTGGTATGTCTGCTAGAAAGGTAGTTCTTTTTCCTTGGTTCTGTCACGCTGTAGGTTATTAACCTCTGATTAACTAATGCACTCAGTTGTGTATCTGGGCAAGTATTTAACCACTGCATGTACTGAGCCCTGGTTTAGAGCAGAAACTCTTGTTGCTGATTGTGGGTGCACGCAATCATATTCCCATTCTCTCCTCTtgtgcaataatttattttttgtgtgtatacgGGGTGCCTCGATAATGTTACTGTGTAAGCATCAACAGACAGACGTGTCTGTCAGTGGATGTATGTGTATGCACGTCTGTTTTTCTGCACGTTTGTGACCGATCTTTCTTGCTGCTTGGAATTAGGAGAACCTTGATATCTTCACCTGAGTGAAGTCAGACTTTGAAAGAACTGGACCTGGCAGTCCAGATGAGGTTGGTGAGTTctggttttaagttttctttactCTGTTCTAACCAAAAGCCTTAAACAATTGAAAGAAGCTAATCTACAGGGtatttgtcttctgtaaaaatTCTGTGTTGCTATTGACTTCACAAGCCTTAGTATGAGCTCTAGGGCTGTACTGTAGTGAGCTCagaacaggtgaaaaaaaaaaaaacaccaaaaacaacaGCGCTTTTCCAAACTGCTTACAAGATAAAAGGCAGCAGATGGTTGTAGACAGgtgggaatggaaagaaatggacagCATTGCTATTACTCAGCATGCGAAACGGTGATACCGCTACAGCAGGAGCGTGACAGTTTTCATGGTTTtgagcagcacagcaagaaTTTTCAGGAAGCAAGGTAGATAGGCTGCCAGATGTTTATGAAAAGCTCCTCCCAAGCGTGAAGCTCAGCAGGAGGGAGGATAGCGTTGTGCGTTTCTGCGTTTAGGAGGCAGTCGCCGTAAGCTGCTGTCAGGGCCTGTAATTAGGAGCTGTCATCTGGGTACTCAGTGACTTGTGGAATGAGGTTAAGCCACGAAAGGCCATATTAACTTGGAAGTGATGGGAAAACTTACAGTTTTTAAGAAGAATGTTAGTTGTGATTAAGGCAGTAAATTAGATCATCCTTGTAGGAGCTTTCTAAACAGATCAGAACAGGGCAAGACTGTACTTAAGGACCGAAAAGGGTGTTGCAGTAGATGAGCTGACAAGTTAGATTATGTGAGAGAGCTCACCTGCACACCTGCAAAGGAGCTCAGAGAGACAGTGACAGGAGGctgagccccagaaaatactTTGCTCCTCCCTTCAGAGgcccagaggagcagagagatgcACAGTGGCAGGTGGGAACCCGAGGGAAGTTCTTCGGAGGAAGAATGGCTGGGCCATGGACTAGTAAGGGAGAAGCAGAGTTGACTCCTTTGGAGGTTTAGTTAGGAAAACATTAGCTCAAAGTCTGAATAAGAGTAGCTTGAATACAAGGCGGGGGCCAGTCTAGAGGGAGAAGCTTGGTTAAAGTGTGTGGGTTTCAGGGAGCTGTGCAGTAGAGGCTTGTAGAGAGGAATTTTAAATAGCACGTTGAATGGGAAATGAGCCCGGggcaattaattgatgatcaaaatgcaaactacaattttaaatcaggaaagagctagaatatacttttataatgaaaaatatgccAGAAAAGAGTGAGGAAAGTGTCAGTGTTGTTACAAAGGAAGTTACTGGAACAAAGGAAAGGGTTAGTGGAgcaataaagcagagaaattcaTGCTTTTGTGATAGAAGTGTTGGAACACCAAGGACTGGAGATGGTAGTGATCACAAACTCATTTACTGATCGCTCAGTTTTCCGTGTGCTGTCTGTATACCCCATGGCACCTACCTTGCATTCAGAAAGCAATGCAAcctttggggttaaaaaataaaaaccaaagagggcggtgctttccaagaaaaaaagataagtccTTTTGGCAAACAGGTAGGTGAACGGAGTATGTACGTTCCTTCCTCGGTGTCCTGCTGTTAACGTGAGAGGATATTCACCAGAACCCAGTAGATAATTGCActctggtttttgtgttttttaccaTCTTTCATGAAACAACTTCAGGTTACTTGACAGAAGCTAATGGCCTAAGCTTATGTGCATTTGGCATTGTTTTCTCATTGGTGAGCTTCAAGCCTGTGTCTGGCCCATTATTGCTCACAGAATTTGTGGCAGAGCTAGACTTGGACTTAGATTACTGTGCTTAGTCTTAGCACTACAGATTATTAAAACCCTTTCCATTAAACACTTTCTCAAACTAAGAAGTGactttctgaaatagctgttttcagaagatctgCATCTTAGCTAAGCAATATGACAGAATTTTGCCTGTTGTTAAACACTGAGGCTGACGACAAGTCCATCAGCAGTTTCAGAGAGGACAGACAATGTCTAGATGCATGCTCATCTGCTAGgatttgtgatttctgaaacgtgacttgcataaattcatcttaaggttttgcaggatccactgtgtcattaaaataatgataataataaaacttacaGGCATCTGTGTAATGCATTTTGGATTTCATATAATTTGCAAAAGTACTTAACGATTCGGTGTCATTTTGTGGTACAGTACAAACATCAAGAGGaagtgagaacaaagaaaatgacgGTGAAGATGTTCCAAGGCGTTACAACCTTCGACGGAGGAAACCTGTTGACCGCTACCAAGCTCCTATGGAAAGTAGGTTGAACGCACAGTTTCTCTTAAAACCTTATTTCTTGCACATAAGTGAGATAAAATTTTTGAATGCAAATATATGTGTTTGCGcacacagttctgtttcagttctgtaccTTCATTCTGCACATGAACTTCGCTGTTTTTATCAGACACGTGTGTCCTGTGCCcattgtatttctttgctgtttggcGTACTTAGTGCTATGTATCCTTGATATGACAGTAATTAAT is drawn from Anas platyrhynchos isolate ZD024472 breed Pekin duck chromosome 3, IASCAAS_PekinDuck_T2T, whole genome shotgun sequence and contains these coding sequences:
- the LOC119716671 gene encoding ATPase family AAA domain-containing protein 2-like, encoding MKSEGCGQPSTRQLRKPKLEQKKEYNTVTRTLRSRAGAKTMRRVHGENRDLELRRSCRVQRSRYSTTNSSILFDKLITNTAEVVLQKMDEMEQMRRCQRCWEDVEENLDIFT